From Myxococcales bacterium, the proteins below share one genomic window:
- a CDS encoding outer membrane protein transport protein — MSFGRLARASRPTGHLVGLVVMGALVASREARASNVTEFPDNGSEQLGRGGAWIARASDPLATFFNPAGLAGQDSRVTVQANLSVHHTCFTRVKAAGDTSTEPLADASGHFPRVCNDVELTPNPQIAGTLRITERLGLGLALLGPSASASSTWPDFVNGQASPNRFLLARRHGALVFPSLGVGFEVVPGLRIGAAFQWGIADLKLASATVALNADGGNPTGDVRANLQVKDYFVPGFTAGAIYSAHERLDVAVWGRVSDAVRARGDVGTAANYYTPANAKGDASRVIYGDTIFEDCGTGQPITDCKSGGNATFKLAIPAEAKLGVRYHVPRPGGPARPGHRDPIADDVFDVEANLTWANNSAIDSIEVRFPGDGQGNGILPVSGIPGGTLPENADQRRAYKDVVGLRIGGDFNVLRDRLALRGGGFFESSAASPQFQNIDFASGSRVGLALGATVRIRTGKEPSSGALDLMVGFMHAFVADLSNADPKAAGLPALAGTQCNPSSNNQLGATCADGAPKYRTNYPVNLGTITNAINALNVGVAYRF, encoded by the coding sequence GTGAGCTTCGGCCGGCTCGCGAGGGCCTCGCGCCCGACCGGGCACCTCGTCGGCCTCGTGGTCATGGGCGCCCTCGTCGCCTCGCGCGAGGCACGGGCGTCGAACGTGACCGAGTTTCCGGACAACGGCTCCGAGCAGCTCGGTCGCGGGGGCGCGTGGATCGCGCGCGCGAGCGATCCTCTGGCCACCTTCTTCAACCCGGCGGGCCTCGCCGGCCAAGACTCGCGCGTGACGGTTCAGGCGAACCTGAGCGTGCACCATACATGCTTTACGCGCGTGAAGGCCGCGGGAGACACGTCGACCGAGCCTCTGGCCGACGCGTCGGGCCATTTCCCCCGCGTCTGCAACGACGTCGAGCTCACCCCGAACCCGCAGATCGCCGGCACGCTTCGCATCACGGAGCGCCTCGGCCTCGGTCTCGCGCTCCTCGGCCCGAGCGCGTCGGCGTCGTCGACGTGGCCCGATTTCGTGAACGGCCAAGCCTCGCCGAACCGCTTCCTCTTGGCCCGCCGGCACGGCGCCCTCGTCTTCCCGAGCCTCGGCGTGGGCTTCGAGGTCGTCCCGGGCCTCCGGATCGGCGCGGCCTTCCAGTGGGGCATCGCCGATCTCAAGCTCGCGAGCGCCACCGTCGCGCTCAACGCCGACGGAGGAAACCCGACGGGCGACGTGCGGGCGAACCTCCAAGTGAAAGACTACTTCGTGCCCGGCTTCACCGCGGGCGCGATCTACTCGGCGCACGAGCGGCTCGACGTCGCCGTGTGGGGCCGCGTGAGCGACGCCGTGCGCGCCCGCGGCGACGTGGGCACGGCCGCGAACTACTACACGCCCGCGAACGCCAAGGGCGACGCGAGCCGTGTCATCTACGGCGACACCATCTTCGAGGACTGCGGCACCGGCCAACCCATCACCGACTGCAAGTCGGGAGGGAACGCGACCTTCAAGCTCGCGATCCCCGCCGAGGCCAAGCTCGGTGTGCGCTACCACGTGCCGCGCCCCGGAGGGCCTGCGAGGCCCGGTCACCGCGATCCCATCGCCGACGACGTGTTCGACGTGGAGGCGAACCTCACCTGGGCGAACAACAGCGCCATCGACTCGATCGAGGTGCGCTTCCCGGGCGATGGTCAGGGCAACGGCATCTTGCCGGTGTCGGGCATCCCGGGCGGCACCCTGCCCGAGAACGCCGATCAGCGGCGCGCCTACAAGGACGTGGTCGGTCTCCGAATCGGCGGTGATTTCAACGTCTTGCGCGACAGGCTCGCCCTCCGCGGGGGTGGCTTCTTCGAGTCGAGCGCGGCGAGCCCGCAGTTCCAGAACATCGACTTCGCCTCGGGGAGCCGCGTCGGCCTCGCGCTCGGGGCGACGGTGCGCATCCGCACCGGCAAAGAGCCGAGCTCGGGCGCGCTCGATCTGATGGTGGGCTTCATGCATGCCTTCGTGGCCGATCTGTCGAACGCCGATCCGAAGGCCGCGGGGCTCCCGGCGCTCGCGGGCACGCAGTGCAACCCGTCGTCGAACAACCAGCTCGGGGCGACGTGCGCCGACGGGGCGCCCAAGTACCGCACGAACTACCCCGTGAACCTCGGCACGATCACGAACGCGATCAACGCGCTCAACGTGGGCGTCGCGTACCGCTTCTAG
- the ruvB gene encoding Holliday junction branch migration DNA helicase RuvB, with protein MAAKKKPREAEPEERESRALDGGLQGDDVRYDRALRPKSFADYVGQEKHKENLRVFVEAAKRRGEPLDHLLLSGPPGLGKTTLAQILAAEMGVTLHMTNGPVVEHKGALAGLLTKLGPRDILFIDEIHRLNPVVEESLYPALEDFQIDVVTGEGAFSSSIQIPVHPFTLVGATTRTGLLTGPLLSRFGHSVRLDFYPPEDLARIVTRSAELLSVPITKGAAYAVAVRSRGTPRVANRLLRRVRDFAEVLGTGVVDERSVSEACARLDVDDKGFDEMDRRLLKVILDDYDGGPVGVETLAAALGEPRDTIEDVYEPYLLQQGYLGRTPRGRIATKRAYEHFGLTKPQAAVALQAGLFTERDDD; from the coding sequence ATGGCGGCGAAAAAGAAGCCTCGAGAGGCGGAGCCCGAAGAGCGCGAGTCCCGCGCCCTCGACGGGGGGCTCCAGGGCGACGACGTGCGCTACGACCGCGCGCTCCGCCCGAAGTCGTTCGCGGACTACGTCGGCCAAGAGAAGCACAAGGAGAACCTCCGGGTGTTCGTCGAGGCCGCGAAGCGCCGCGGGGAGCCGCTCGACCACCTCCTCCTCTCCGGGCCGCCCGGCCTCGGGAAGACCACGCTCGCGCAGATCCTGGCCGCCGAGATGGGCGTCACGCTGCACATGACGAACGGCCCGGTGGTGGAGCACAAAGGCGCGCTCGCGGGCCTCCTCACGAAGCTCGGTCCACGCGACATCCTCTTCATCGACGAGATCCACCGCCTGAACCCGGTGGTCGAAGAGAGCCTCTACCCCGCCCTCGAAGACTTCCAGATCGACGTGGTCACGGGGGAGGGCGCGTTTTCGTCGTCGATCCAGATCCCGGTCCATCCGTTCACGCTCGTCGGCGCGACGACCCGCACGGGCCTCCTCACCGGGCCGCTGCTCTCGCGCTTCGGCCACTCCGTTCGCCTCGATTTTTACCCTCCGGAGGACCTCGCGCGCATCGTGACGCGGAGCGCGGAGCTGCTCTCCGTACCGATCACGAAGGGGGCCGCGTACGCCGTCGCCGTGCGGTCGCGCGGGACGCCTCGTGTCGCGAACCGGCTCCTCCGCCGCGTGCGGGACTTCGCCGAGGTGCTCGGCACGGGCGTCGTCGACGAGCGCTCCGTGTCCGAGGCCTGCGCGCGGCTCGACGTCGACGACAAGGGCTTCGACGAGATGGACCGGCGCCTCCTCAAGGTGATCCTCGACGACTACGACGGCGGCCCCGTCGGCGTGGAGACCCTCGCCGCCGCCCTCGGCGAGCCCCGCGACACGATCGAGGACGTGTACGAGCCCTACCTCCTCCAACAGGGGTACCTCGGCCGAACCCCGCGAGGGCGCATCGCGACGAAGCGCGCCTACGAGCACTTCGGCCTCACGAAGCCGCAGGCGGCCGTCGCGCTCCAGGCCGGGCTCTTCACGGAGCGTGACGACGACTGA
- a CDS encoding L,D-transpeptidase — translation MVPIRSRALLASPLLATAVLAASAFLAACGSKPSSADASPLALETAATDPSAGPSEPATVPKAEGGKIAARAMETWVFESPSPNAKKIGYLRAGAIVGTRGGVASKEGCAGGWIPITPRGFVCVGREATGNLDDAIVKASSRRPELTAGLPYGYAVVRTSHAPFYTRFPTEAEAKSLESDWDKHFRTLEAAEADEAKEGGYPQLASLPDQKLPIEPSPGVLAAWATDGKDDPTPDFLSDGKYVPNLSGLVFSHKPDADAGSSCPAGQPTCIPLDAARPMRRLGISFVASLRNDKRRYLLTPDLLLMPADRVRIVRGTAFHGVELGKGEGALQLPIVFVTKPGAKRWSLEGKHLAPGAEIPWRQALEVEKKQRIVNGEHFHVLKDGTLVNAKESARLDPIRKMPKWGKEGERWIEINLAKQTLLAVEGDTPVYATLVSTGAGGMSDDKEKNPFVTPKGIFRVHTKHVASTMDSRQPEAEFELRDVPYIQYFKDGYALHAAYWHDQFGTPRSHGCINLAPKDAAKLFGFTKPEVPEGWHGASVALTGSVVWIHN, via the coding sequence GTGGTCCCGATCCGCTCCCGCGCCCTCCTCGCCTCGCCTCTCCTCGCGACCGCCGTGCTCGCCGCGTCCGCGTTCCTCGCGGCGTGCGGGTCGAAGCCGAGCAGCGCCGACGCCTCTCCCCTCGCGCTCGAGACCGCCGCGACCGACCCTTCGGCGGGCCCGTCCGAGCCGGCCACGGTGCCGAAGGCCGAGGGCGGCAAGATCGCCGCGCGCGCCATGGAGACGTGGGTCTTCGAGAGCCCGAGCCCCAACGCGAAGAAGATAGGGTACCTGCGCGCGGGCGCGATCGTCGGCACGCGCGGCGGGGTCGCGTCGAAGGAGGGCTGCGCGGGCGGATGGATCCCGATCACGCCACGCGGCTTCGTGTGCGTCGGCCGCGAGGCGACGGGCAACCTCGACGACGCCATCGTGAAGGCCTCGTCACGGAGGCCCGAGCTCACCGCGGGCCTCCCGTACGGGTACGCCGTGGTGCGCACCTCGCACGCGCCCTTCTACACACGTTTCCCCACCGAGGCCGAAGCGAAGTCGCTCGAGTCCGACTGGGACAAACACTTCCGCACGCTCGAAGCGGCCGAGGCCGACGAGGCCAAAGAGGGCGGGTATCCGCAGCTCGCGTCCCTCCCCGACCAGAAGCTCCCCATCGAGCCCTCCCCCGGGGTGCTCGCGGCCTGGGCCACCGACGGAAAGGACGATCCGACTCCCGACTTTCTCTCGGACGGGAAGTACGTCCCGAACCTGTCGGGGCTCGTCTTTTCGCACAAACCCGACGCCGACGCGGGCTCGTCGTGCCCGGCCGGTCAACCGACCTGCATTCCCCTCGACGCCGCGCGACCGATGCGTCGGCTGGGCATTTCGTTCGTCGCGAGCCTCCGGAACGACAAACGCCGATACCTCCTCACGCCGGATCTCTTGCTGATGCCTGCCGACCGTGTCCGGATCGTGCGCGGCACGGCGTTCCACGGGGTCGAGCTCGGCAAGGGTGAGGGCGCCCTCCAGCTCCCCATCGTGTTCGTGACCAAGCCGGGCGCGAAGCGCTGGTCACTCGAGGGAAAACACCTCGCGCCGGGCGCCGAGATCCCGTGGCGCCAGGCCCTCGAGGTCGAGAAAAAGCAGCGAATCGTCAATGGAGAGCACTTTCACGTGCTCAAAGACGGGACGCTCGTGAATGCCAAAGAGTCGGCCCGCCTCGACCCCATTCGCAAGATGCCGAAATGGGGAAAAGAGGGCGAGCGCTGGATCGAGATCAACCTCGCCAAACAGACGCTCCTCGCCGTCGAAGGGGACACCCCCGTCTACGCCACGCTCGTGTCGACCGGCGCAGGTGGCATGTCCGACGACAAAGAGAAGAACCCTTTCGTGACCCCGAAGGGCATTTTCCGAGTGCATACGAAGCACGTCGCCTCGACGATGGACAGCCGCCAACCCGAGGCCGAGTTCGAGCTCCGGGACGTGCCTTATATTCAATACTTCAAAGACGGATACGCGCTCCACGCGGCCTACTGGCACGACCAGTTCGGCACTCCGCGCTCGCACGGGTGCATCAACCTCGCCCCGAAGGACGCGGCGAAGCTCTTCGGGTTCACCAAGCCCGAGGTCCCCGAGGGGTGGCACGGGGCGTCCGTCGCGCTCACGGGCAGCGTGGTGTGGATCCACAACTGA
- a CDS encoding PAS domain S-box protein encodes MLVVDDDNVSRHVLVQALTQAGIAAVAVASGTEALREIDRHKPDVVLLDLVMPPPDGYQILRILRARQDTKDVPIVVLTALDADDEIARAFEAGADDFLRKPFKPVELVSRVRGQVRLRAAKDELARREKDALVVTELTQALASNLDFRGILFTVVQRIAEVAEVDRVSIVLVREGNVGYVVAASDDEQLRDLPIDLAKYPEIQEVLTSGATLVISDSATHPVLEIFRSEGHKLAFSSIAILPILYEGRAMGVLSLRSRERDAFGDRALSLCRTVSSAMAIALRNARVLQTLRDQTQQVTVARFEAERRMRTLQRYADFFESSGDGIVVIDLDGHLQFSNPRARDITGYEEDALRGRRLQDLFECPRIANELGSGFAKGVFPKGVDVRVRRADGKIVVLNVNFSSVLREDGIVLCSFRDVTREREVAAELVKTKDFLQRVIDSSVDGIITADLRGKVILFNSAAERIYGRGAAEVVGGRVHTLYPQGGAARIMKMIRAGGGRVQGVRTEIVDGAGAVIPVLFSGALIYEGDTPVGSVGIFTDLREKMQMEARLQKAQEQILAQERQAIVAELAGAAAHELNQPLTAVLNYALLLRRVLEPGTPGGRAAEVIASETERMAEIVRKIGKITKYETKSYVGKQNILDLDRASDSTAPAPAPEGSRS; translated from the coding sequence GTGCTCGTGGTCGACGACGACAACGTCAGCCGCCATGTCTTGGTTCAGGCGCTCACGCAGGCGGGCATCGCTGCGGTGGCGGTCGCGTCCGGCACCGAGGCGCTCCGGGAGATCGACCGGCACAAACCCGACGTGGTCTTGCTCGACCTCGTCATGCCCCCGCCCGACGGCTACCAGATCCTCCGCATCTTGCGCGCCCGCCAAGACACGAAGGACGTCCCGATCGTGGTGCTCACCGCCCTCGACGCGGACGACGAGATCGCGCGCGCCTTCGAGGCCGGCGCCGACGACTTCTTGCGCAAGCCCTTCAAGCCCGTCGAGCTCGTCTCGCGTGTTCGGGGGCAGGTGCGCCTCCGAGCCGCGAAGGACGAGCTGGCGCGCCGCGAAAAAGACGCCCTCGTCGTGACCGAGCTCACGCAGGCGCTCGCCTCGAACCTCGACTTCCGCGGCATCCTGTTCACGGTCGTGCAGCGCATCGCCGAGGTCGCCGAGGTCGACCGCGTCTCCATCGTGCTCGTGCGCGAGGGAAACGTGGGCTACGTCGTCGCCGCGTCGGACGACGAGCAGCTCCGCGATCTCCCCATCGATCTGGCTAAATATCCAGAAATACAAGAGGTTTTGACGTCGGGGGCCACGCTCGTCATCTCCGACTCGGCGACCCACCCTGTGCTCGAGATCTTTCGCAGCGAGGGGCACAAGCTCGCCTTCTCCTCGATCGCGATCTTGCCCATCCTCTACGAAGGTCGCGCGATGGGCGTGCTCTCGCTCAGGTCGAGGGAGCGCGACGCCTTCGGTGACCGGGCGCTCTCGCTCTGCCGCACGGTTTCGAGCGCCATGGCCATCGCCCTCCGCAACGCGCGCGTCCTCCAGACGCTCCGCGACCAGACGCAGCAGGTCACCGTCGCGCGTTTCGAGGCCGAGCGGCGCATGCGCACCCTCCAGAGGTACGCCGACTTCTTCGAGAGCTCGGGCGACGGCATCGTCGTGATCGATCTCGACGGCCACCTCCAGTTCTCGAACCCGCGCGCCCGCGACATCACGGGCTACGAGGAGGACGCGCTCCGCGGTCGGCGCCTCCAGGACCTCTTCGAGTGCCCCAGGATCGCGAACGAGCTCGGGAGCGGCTTCGCGAAGGGCGTGTTCCCGAAGGGCGTCGACGTGAGGGTGCGGCGCGCCGACGGCAAGATCGTCGTCCTCAACGTGAACTTCAGCTCGGTGCTCCGCGAGGACGGCATCGTGCTCTGCTCGTTCCGGGACGTGACCCGCGAGCGCGAGGTCGCCGCCGAGCTCGTCAAGACGAAGGACTTTCTCCAGCGTGTCATCGACTCGTCGGTCGACGGCATCATCACCGCGGATCTCCGCGGCAAGGTGATCCTCTTCAACAGCGCCGCCGAGCGCATCTACGGGCGCGGGGCCGCCGAGGTCGTCGGGGGCCGCGTGCACACGCTCTACCCGCAGGGCGGCGCGGCGCGCATCATGAAGATGATCCGCGCGGGGGGGGGCCGTGTGCAAGGCGTCCGCACCGAGATCGTCGACGGAGCCGGCGCGGTCATCCCGGTGCTCTTCTCCGGCGCGCTCATCTACGAGGGCGACACCCCGGTGGGCAGCGTGGGCATCTTCACCGACCTCCGCGAGAAGATGCAGATGGAGGCCCGCCTCCAAAAGGCCCAGGAGCAGATCCTCGCGCAAGAGCGCCAGGCCATCGTCGCCGAGCTCGCCGGCGCCGCGGCCCACGAGCTCAACCAACCGCTCACCGCGGTGCTGAACTACGCGCTCCTCCTTCGCCGCGTGCTCGAGCCCGGCACACCGGGAGGCCGAGCCGCCGAGGTCATCGCCTCGGAGACCGAGCGTATGGCCGAAATCGTTAGGAAAATCGGGAAGATAACCAAGTACGAGACCAAGAGCTACGTCGGCAAGCAGAACATCTTGGACCTCGATCGCGCGAGCGACAGCACCGCCCCCGCGCCTGCACCCGAGGGGAGCCGCTCGTGA
- a CDS encoding HAMP domain-containing histidine kinase yields MSAGPKPVASVPPMSLVPESTEVRVPPGEPPRYPSYRVVLHEPGSGMQLRVADVPARWLDKLFVASCSIPTNDGEHAVVEWAVRTLAEIFPDHGVGAYVVRPGEAARIVRYVPAACTSLPLGDGPPRLFAGFSAEIVVEAGEGISLHLGLAEGAFGGEASPEHDMMRRAALAVERGIESARAHEREKLAAREVSALSAHLVQTEKLASLGQLAAGIVHELNNPLTSIVAYTDVLLRKQLVVGGEPEDVERLRRIGESAARMLRFTRDLMAYARPARETHVAVSLHGVVDQALAFCEHVLDDSHGRVERLFAPEGIFVRGLPEQLTQVFVNLVTNACHALPSSNGVLWVRTRRMKDDGAAEVIVEDNGAGIPAEHVAQVFAPFFTTKAPGRGTGLGLSIVKNILENHDAHIRVEPRPGGGTRFVLQFPLVDM; encoded by the coding sequence GTGAGCGCCGGTCCGAAGCCCGTCGCCTCGGTGCCGCCGATGTCGCTCGTGCCCGAGTCGACCGAGGTGCGCGTGCCGCCGGGCGAGCCGCCGAGGTACCCGTCGTACCGCGTGGTGCTCCACGAGCCGGGCTCCGGCATGCAGCTCCGCGTGGCCGACGTGCCCGCGCGGTGGCTCGACAAGCTCTTCGTCGCCTCGTGCTCCATCCCGACGAACGACGGTGAGCACGCCGTGGTCGAGTGGGCGGTGCGCACCCTCGCAGAGATCTTCCCGGATCACGGCGTCGGGGCGTACGTCGTTCGGCCCGGTGAGGCCGCGCGCATCGTGCGGTACGTGCCCGCGGCGTGCACCTCTCTCCCGCTCGGCGATGGTCCGCCTCGCCTCTTCGCCGGGTTCTCCGCCGAGATCGTGGTCGAGGCCGGTGAAGGGATCTCGCTCCACCTGGGGCTCGCCGAGGGGGCGTTCGGTGGGGAGGCCTCGCCCGAGCACGACATGATGCGCCGCGCGGCCCTCGCCGTGGAGCGAGGTATCGAAAGCGCGCGCGCGCACGAACGCGAGAAGCTCGCCGCGCGCGAGGTGAGCGCCCTGTCGGCGCACCTCGTGCAGACCGAGAAGCTCGCGTCGCTCGGTCAGCTCGCCGCCGGCATCGTGCACGAGCTCAACAACCCCCTCACCTCGATCGTCGCCTACACCGACGTGCTCTTGCGTAAGCAGCTCGTCGTGGGCGGTGAGCCCGAGGACGTCGAGCGGCTCCGGCGTATCGGCGAGAGCGCGGCGCGTATGCTCCGGTTCACGCGCGATCTCATGGCGTACGCGCGCCCCGCCCGAGAGACCCACGTCGCCGTGTCTCTCCACGGTGTCGTCGATCAGGCCCTCGCGTTCTGCGAGCACGTCCTCGACGACTCGCACGGCCGCGTCGAGCGCCTCTTCGCGCCCGAGGGCATCTTCGTCCGAGGCCTGCCCGAGCAGCTCACGCAGGTCTTCGTGAACCTCGTCACGAACGCGTGCCACGCGCTTCCCTCCTCGAACGGCGTCTTGTGGGTCCGCACGCGCCGCATGAAGGACGACGGCGCGGCCGAGGTCATCGTCGAGGACAACGGCGCCGGGATCCCGGCCGAGCACGTCGCCCAAGTCTTCGCGCCGTTCTTCACCACCAAGGCCCCCGGCCGCGGCACGGGGCTCGGCCTGTCGATCGTGAAGAACATCCTCGAGAACCACGACGCTCACATTCGTGTCGAGCCGCGGCCGGGCGGGGGGACGCGGTTCGTGCTCCAGTTTCCGCTCGTCGACATGTGA
- the rpsT gene encoding 30S ribosomal protein S20 encodes MANHPSAEKRNRQRITRTARNRAVSSAVRTFVKRVRVAIEEKNAGEASTALKVAIVQLDKAASKGAVHVKAASRTISRLSAQVHALTKA; translated from the coding sequence GTGGCCAATCATCCGTCCGCCGAGAAGCGCAACCGCCAGCGCATCACCCGCACCGCGCGCAACCGCGCCGTGTCGTCCGCCGTTCGTACCTTCGTGAAGCGCGTCCGCGTCGCCATCGAAGAGAAGAACGCCGGTGAGGCGTCGACCGCGCTCAAGGTCGCCATCGTGCAGCTCGACAAGGCCGCCTCGAAGGGCGCCGTCCACGTCAAGGCTGCCTCGCGTACGATCTCGCGCCTCTCGGCGCAGGTCCACGCGCTCACGAAGGCCTGA
- a CDS encoding efflux RND transporter periplasmic adaptor subunit, which yields MKHRVSPGSVVFTLFLLFAAGMVTKSVLAGPQTVPGEKELKKTEREAKPKAGTDERTQIPEGKLVAGNGIIEPADRETKLASHIPGRIKSVLVKEGDEVAPGAPIAELENDAEKAALDASEADLAVRRAELMRTTRGLRKEDRDAIVADTDSAKARAELSQGALQRVEVASKGGAATADELDRARRQAEADKGLLEAAEARRRAALAGARAEDVYVAQSNVQAAVARRDQARSTLDRLTIRSPIAGRVLQVKLRAGEYYNPQGGDPIAIVGDTSKLRVRMDLDERDLAKVKVGAKGFVTLNAYPGRKFAARVVELGRRMGRKNVRTDDPTERIDTKILEVLLELDDRDGLVPGLRVVSYVEEG from the coding sequence ATGAAGCACCGTGTTTCCCCAGGTTCCGTCGTGTTCACGCTGTTTCTCCTCTTCGCCGCGGGCATGGTGACGAAGTCGGTGCTCGCCGGGCCTCAGACCGTGCCCGGCGAGAAAGAGCTCAAGAAGACCGAGCGCGAGGCGAAGCCCAAGGCGGGCACGGACGAGCGCACCCAGATCCCCGAGGGCAAGCTCGTCGCCGGCAACGGCATCATCGAGCCGGCCGACCGCGAGACCAAGCTCGCGAGCCACATCCCCGGCCGCATCAAGTCCGTGCTCGTCAAAGAAGGGGACGAGGTCGCCCCGGGCGCGCCCATCGCCGAGCTCGAGAACGACGCCGAGAAGGCCGCCCTCGACGCGTCCGAGGCCGACCTCGCCGTGCGCCGAGCCGAGCTCATGAGGACGACACGCGGGCTCCGAAAAGAAGATCGCGACGCCATCGTGGCCGACACCGACAGCGCGAAGGCGCGCGCGGAGCTCTCGCAAGGGGCGCTCCAGCGCGTCGAGGTCGCATCGAAGGGCGGCGCCGCCACCGCCGACGAGCTCGACCGCGCCCGCCGCCAAGCCGAGGCCGACAAGGGGCTCCTCGAGGCCGCCGAAGCCCGGCGCCGCGCGGCCCTCGCAGGGGCGCGCGCCGAGGACGTGTACGTCGCTCAATCGAACGTCCAGGCCGCCGTCGCGAGGAGGGATCAGGCCAGGTCGACCCTCGATCGCCTCACGATTCGTTCGCCCATCGCGGGCCGCGTGCTCCAGGTCAAGCTCCGCGCCGGCGAGTACTACAACCCCCAAGGCGGTGATCCGATCGCGATCGTGGGCGACACGAGCAAGCTCCGCGTCCGCATGGACCTCGACGAGCGGGATCTTGCCAAGGTGAAGGTCGGCGCGAAGGGGTTCGTCACGCTGAACGCCTATCCGGGCCGAAAATTCGCGGCGCGTGTCGTCGAGCTCGGGCGACGCATGGGCCGCAAGAACGTGCGCACGGACGACCCGACCGAGCGCATCGACACCAAGATCCTCGAGGTCCTGCTCGAGCTGGACGATCGCGACGGGCTCGTGCCCGGTCTCCGCGTCGTGAGCTACGTGGAAGAGGGATGA
- a CDS encoding ABC transporter ATP-binding protein, producing the protein MTYAIECRNVQKTYGSGPTAYQALKGVDFVAEPGEFVMLSGPSGSGKTTLLSILGCVLTASSGTVKLLDDDISKTKESALPELRLSYVGFVFQSHNLLASLTATENVVMLLQLRGYSHRAAVAEAHKLLGEVGLGEKVDSKPGDLSGGQRQRVAIARALAGSPPILLADEPTAALDAQNGLAITQTLKALAKDHGHTVVVVTHDNRIFHLADRIVHIEDGLIVEKS; encoded by the coding sequence ATGACGTACGCGATCGAGTGCCGCAACGTGCAGAAGACGTACGGCTCGGGGCCTACGGCGTACCAGGCGCTGAAGGGCGTCGACTTCGTGGCCGAGCCCGGCGAGTTCGTCATGCTGTCCGGCCCGTCGGGTAGCGGGAAGACCACGCTGCTCTCCATCCTCGGCTGCGTGCTCACGGCGTCGAGCGGCACGGTGAAGCTCCTCGACGACGACATCTCGAAGACGAAGGAGAGCGCGCTGCCCGAGCTGCGGCTCTCGTACGTCGGGTTCGTGTTCCAATCCCACAACCTGCTCGCGTCTCTCACAGCTACCGAGAACGTGGTCATGTTGCTCCAGCTCCGCGGCTACTCGCACAGGGCCGCCGTGGCCGAGGCCCACAAGCTGCTCGGCGAGGTCGGCCTCGGCGAGAAGGTCGACTCGAAGCCGGGCGATCTCTCGGGCGGCCAACGCCAACGCGTGGCCATCGCCCGGGCCCTCGCGGGCTCGCCCCCCATCCTCCTCGCCGACGAGCCCACCGCGGCCCTCGACGCGCAGAACGGCCTCGCCATCACACAGACCTTGAAGGCGCTCGCGAAGGATCACGGCCACACCGTCGTGGTCGTCACGCACGACAACCGCATTTTTCATCTCGCCGATCGCATCGTTCACATCGAAGACGGCCTCATCGTGGAGAAGTCATGA